A region from the Desulfomarina profundi genome encodes:
- a CDS encoding FAD-dependent oxidoreductase translates to MSYKAVIIGGVAGGASAAARLRRLSEDSQIIIFERGPHVSFSNCSLPYHLSGMIENSKELVLLHPWNFSSQYNIDARIRHEVVSIDRGNKTVSVKNLETGELYEETYDKLILSPGAAPIVPPIEGIEKAKIFTVRSVPDIERLNHAITDLKPHNVTVIGGGFIGIETAENLREKGLSVTLIEAMPQILRQFDFDMVQILHKELFDNGIHLILGDKVTSFTENSVILESGQIVDSPIVILAIGVSPETLLAREAGLDLGKTGAIKVDQNFKTNDDSIYAIGDAVEVYNPLFSDFFRLSLAGPAQKQARHVADHIHGLRPVPGGFIGSSVIKVFGMNAASTGLSEGFIQAAGINRDYEVVKVIPRDKVGLMPDSAMLHFKLLFDRQTGKILGAQAIGAGNVDKRIDIIATLIKTGGTIVDLKDLELCYAPPFGTARDVVNFAGLVATNLQAGIFKQVHDYQIRELIKQDAFIVDIREKEIFTKGHLKTAINIPFSEIRQRLSEFPKDRPVYIQCRTGQDSYNVVLTLQHMGYDNVFNLCGGFMGISFFEYFMDETLPREPILTGYNFD, encoded by the coding sequence ATGTCATATAAAGCTGTAATTATAGGTGGTGTTGCCGGCGGAGCCTCTGCTGCAGCAAGGTTAAGGAGACTTTCAGAAGACAGTCAGATAATCATCTTTGAAAGAGGCCCCCACGTCTCATTTTCCAACTGCAGCCTACCCTACCATCTAAGTGGAATGATAGAAAATTCTAAAGAACTTGTACTTCTTCACCCCTGGAATTTTTCCAGCCAGTACAATATAGATGCACGAATCCGACATGAGGTAGTTTCCATAGACCGGGGAAATAAAACCGTATCTGTCAAGAATCTTGAAACCGGTGAACTGTATGAGGAAACATACGACAAACTCATCCTGTCTCCAGGAGCAGCACCCATTGTTCCACCCATTGAAGGCATTGAAAAAGCAAAAATTTTTACTGTACGATCAGTCCCGGACATTGAGCGGCTCAATCATGCCATAACTGATTTGAAGCCACATAATGTCACGGTGATTGGCGGCGGATTCATAGGCATTGAAACGGCTGAAAATCTTCGGGAAAAAGGTCTTTCAGTTACCCTGATTGAAGCAATGCCCCAAATTCTGCGACAATTTGATTTTGATATGGTGCAGATTCTCCACAAGGAATTATTTGACAACGGCATTCACCTTATTCTGGGAGACAAGGTTACCTCTTTTACAGAGAACAGTGTTATCCTTGAATCTGGACAGATTGTTGATTCCCCCATTGTAATACTCGCCATTGGAGTAAGCCCGGAAACGCTGCTTGCCCGGGAAGCTGGACTCGACCTGGGAAAAACCGGCGCCATAAAGGTTGACCAGAATTTCAAAACCAACGATGACTCAATCTATGCCATCGGTGATGCAGTGGAAGTCTACAACCCGCTGTTCAGCGATTTTTTCAGACTCTCTCTGGCCGGACCTGCACAAAAACAGGCCCGCCATGTTGCTGACCATATACATGGACTGCGACCGGTCCCTGGTGGATTTATCGGCTCATCTGTTATCAAGGTATTCGGTATGAACGCAGCATCAACCGGATTGTCGGAAGGATTTATCCAGGCTGCAGGTATAAATAGAGACTACGAAGTTGTGAAAGTCATTCCCAGGGACAAGGTCGGCCTTATGCCCGACAGTGCAATGCTCCATTTCAAACTCCTTTTTGACAGACAAACGGGCAAAATTCTCGGGGCACAGGCAATCGGGGCAGGCAATGTGGACAAACGGATTGACATCATCGCCACGCTTATCAAAACAGGTGGTACAATTGTTGATCTTAAAGATCTGGAACTCTGTTATGCACCGCCTTTTGGTACCGCCAGGGACGTGGTCAATTTTGCAGGGTTGGTTGCAACAAACCTCCAGGCTGGTATCTTCAAGCAGGTACACGATTACCAGATCAGGGAACTTATTAAACAAGATGCCTTCATTGTAGATATCAGAGAAAAAGAGATATTTACCAAAGGTCATCTCAAAACAGCCATCAATATACCTTTCAGCGAAATCCGCCAAAGGCTTTCAGAATTTCCCAAAGACCGGCCTGTATACATCCAGTGCCGAACAGGACAGGACAGTTACAATGTTGTTCTCACCCTGCAACACATGGGTTATGATAATGTGTTTAATCTCTGTGGAGGTTTTATGGGTATTTCTTTTTTCGAATATTTTATGGATGAAACCTTGCCCAGAGAACCCATTTTGACCGGATATAATTTTGATTGA